In Vicia villosa cultivar HV-30 ecotype Madison, WI unplaced genomic scaffold, Vvil1.0 ctg.000587F_1_1, whole genome shotgun sequence, the genomic window aagCAAGTTGGAGAAAGTATTGAGatttgattaaatcaaatcaaatcaaatagaaTCGTATCAAATCCCACACGTTTTCTCTATAATGATTTTTCTCTTATCTCTTTATTACTATTTGTTCTATAAATAGTGAACCCAATTCTTATCCAAAACACAAAAATTTATAATTCTTATCCTAATTTTCATGCAATTATTTCTCATACTCACATAAAGACTCTCTCCCTCACCTTTTTCATTCCAAActctcttttttttattgttaCAACCAATTATATCTATATTCTTAAACCataaataaaacctaaaaaaGCTTCAAAACCTCAACCTCAATTATTCTTCTTCATGGTATTTtaattttctcttcttcttcttgattgattttattatttttttggtaattaattttcttaactttttctttaatttaaatttttttttgcagGCGAAAGAAATTGAAATCAAATATGAAGAAGAATATGTGTTGAATTCTCGAGGAATGAAACTATTAGCAACGAAATGGATTCCTGCAAATGAAAATCCAAAAGCATTGATTTTCATGTGTCATGGATATGCCATGGAATGCAGCATCACCATGAACagtaatttactttttttttctttaattatatattatatatgatgattaattaagtaattaattaattgtgaTTGTGATTATGATTTGATTATGAATTAAACAGGCACAGCAAGAAGACTTGTAAAAGGTGGATATGCAGTTTATGGAATAGATTATGAAGGACATGGAAAATCAGATGGATTAGCTGGTCTTGTTATGAATTTTGATGATGTCATTGATGATTGTTTCAATCATTTCAGCAAAATATGTGGTTAGATAAATTCTCTATCTCCCATAAAATTCAATTCATTTTGTCTGTATAATCGCAAGTACCAGAATTCAAACTCAGAGTTCATATTCTGGTTATGACGTCCAATATAATAATATGTTGAAATTTTGATTATGTGTCGTAGCAATATCTTCTCTTGCCGATTGATTTATGATTTgccattaaatttaaatttcatgAATTATGATGTGGgttatttctattttgtttttgttatatgagatgatttgatttttgaaattatttgatGTATATAACAGAAAAGGGTgagaataagaagaagatgaGATATTTGTTAGGAGAATCAATGGGAGGAGCTGTGGCTGTGCTTTTGCACTGGAAAAAGCCAGAATATTGGGATGGTGCTATTTTGTCAGCACCCATGTGCaaggtttgtttttgttttatttaattaaatttcatATATACTATAGTCTAAAATGTGCACCATATGCatactaatttattttttcatattgattagaaaaaaacacaatttctgcaaCCGTGTCTGCACGTTTGTTCTTATTTGTCCACACATATTTTTGTTCCCGGCCTTCTATGCATAATACACCACCCTCAAATACTAtttcaaatatgaaaaatattttattttatttttattataaaaatagtttagctataaacattatttttaaggaaaatataatatttttatgatgaaTAGTTGTCATATGCTTGTTTAGTTAAGTGGTTGTTACAAACTTGAttaatttgtattattttttggGTACATTGTATCTtttaaaatatatacaattaTAGACAAATAATGTTGGCATTATGATTATTgttattgattgattgattgtataTTAACATAATAACCAAAATATCTATCTTTTAATTAATACATATTTTACTTTTCAGTAAACTttctttatataaataattaaataaaaataaataaaatatttatttaggaattcaattattattctttttatctgaaattaaataaattaaatgagttTAACTATTTCTTAATAATAGACTACTATTCCTTATTAGATTACATTTAGTTAATtaccaaattttgtttttatttgtgcTATTTTCCTTCTTCTCAAGAGAGTGTATCTTCTACgtgattctttttttcttttttttttcatttatcttTTGTTGTTGTGGAGAATATATTCTTGCTTCTTTATCTAATTTTCATTAATATCCACAAATTGTGGGGAAAAGATTCTCTCATCATGTCATATATGGCTCAAATCTTACCTCTTTATTGAGTTGAAGCAAACATAACGTTAGTAATATGATCATGCAATCCATTAAATTAGAGATATATCTTATAAACATATTTGAAAAAattgataattattattttaatttattttttattggtaGATAAAATAGTAAACTACTAGAAATTAATACACAATTCTAAAACTTTGAATTGGAATTGGAGTGTTGAATCTAGAAACAttgatattaaaattttcaacttctgtaattattttttattgaaaaaaagaagCAAATACAAAGTCAAATGAATGTGACAATGaaactatatattaatattaacttTAGTTGATTCGTTAAAGCAAAATAATTGAATGATGACTGACCCATTCGAATATCAATTATGGTCCCACCTATTTATACTATACTAATCTatgataaattaataataataagtcCTCTGACTTTTAGGTCTAGAGTGCTTCTTAATTTAGTTATCTTATTaatcacatttttatttttattaccccAAAGTCTAATCTATTGCTATAGTTGCCCCCAAATCACATTCACATCACAAATATAAagactttatttttttatgaaagtgATTTATTAATTTATGCATGGTTGCTTACATTAGAAATTTTCTTATCATAATTATTAAGCATATACTAATTCTTGCATTCACATGACATGTGAAAGTGTTTACAACTTGTATTAatactaattaaataatttttttaaaaattattattttgtaaatatcaataatttatttatatattaatataaataaatgttatcgTCAGATATTAACCTCTAATCAAATATTAATGTTATGTGCAGATCGCAGACGATATAAAACCTAATACATTGTTGGTTACTTTATTAAGTGCACTAAGCAAACTCACTCCCACTTGGCAAATAGTCCCAACTCAAGATATTGTTGATATTGCTTTTAAAGTTCCTGAAGTTAGAGAACaggtatataaataaatatataaatttaatatattcatatatgtttatatatttatacatgcaaaaaatatatattaaaaataaaattgtaatttatttatttatttatgattttgcAGATTAGAGCTAATAAATATTGCTTTAAAGGAAAGCCACGTTTGAGAACAGGTTATGAACTTAATAGAGTTGCAACAGAAATTGAAGAAAGATTAAGTGAAGTTTCATTGCCATTTTTGATTTTGCATGGTGAAGCAGATAGAGTAACTGATGTATCAGTGAGTAGAGAGTTATATGAAGTGGCTTCAAGCTCTGATAAGACATTGAAATTGTACCCTCAAATGTGGCATGGTTTGTTGTATGGAGAGCCACCAGAGAATTTGGAGATTGTTTTTTCAGATATTTTTGGGTGGATAGAGGAGAGAACTAAGTATGGTAATacaagaattgagagagaattgaaacATGAAAATGAAGATTCTCCAAGAGAAAGTAACTCTTGTTGATAAttttagtttgttttattttatctttgATTAATTGTTATTGTAATGAAACGGTTGTTAAAGTAAAGTTTGTTAGATTTAAATTCTTTATCTTTCTAAATAAAGTATTTGTTGAATTATATTTTCTtaatataaaaacattttttatatgGTATCACGAGCTCCTAAAGTTGACGATATTATTTTCGCATTAATTCTAGTTGCGGTTAGTTatggttttttttcttctaacGATAGTTGTACAATTTGTTATTAAATCTTATTGATCACAAAAATAACAATCTCTGAATTTTCGGATGGCTCTCCGTATTATAGGTTATTTTTAGTACACGAACAATGataaagaaaatttgaaattgctCTTTATCATTGTTCGTGTACtgtaaatcatatatttaatgtCAACAACTACGTCGTCAATGTCTTTATCTCAAAAAATTGAGCAAGCGGGACCAAATTCTCGGCATGTGGCTCACACTTGCGGATAGGCATGGCAACAAAATTTGTACTCGTAGGTTCCCACTTGAACCCGTCCtaaagttgacggggaaaacccgctttgactagatttgggttttccccgattataAAATATTGTGACAGGTCGGATAATAGGGACACTAATATCCACCCCGAACCCGCATCCGAATCTGTCCCGTTTATTTTGTTATATACATTACTATTTacttttgataatttagaatattaaatatgtggtcTATGTTTTcatcattaattaatttttatttattatttaaaatatttgaaatgtatatatagaattttttgatattgttttattttactatttataatgtaatttgattttagaaaaaaataaatattttcattaaaaaaattgattttactaaatggatggtGGCGGAACGGGATACCCGAATCCAACCCGAACCCGTTTGGGATGGATTTggattttaattctccatccgcGTTTGAGTTTGGGGCGAGGAACGGAGATTGTTTGGATTTAGGGGAGATAAAAACCGTTCTGACCCATTCCGTTGCCTTCCCTACTCGCAGATCACACATTGATCACACATTGGTCGCTATTAGGAAGGGAAAAGTGAGCCTAGAATTCGAGAACTAGGAGCCTCCTTAGAATAACAGAGAAAGAGAAAAGTTGAGACAAAAACTTGCTTATTCTCATTCATTCCTTATACATTCTATTTATAAGCATTACATAACAAAATAATTGTGACTAAATATATTGAAAAAGACGAATCTAGAGAAAGATCTTTGTAAGATTTGATGAAGCCAATCATAAGCTACTAACTCAtttcttcataattaaatttGTTGCACCTTGAGTGACATGATCTTCTAGAAATTTTGGCTTAGTGATCTTTATTTTAGGCTTTCCTTTGACATCGTTGTGGGCTTCTTCAACCATCTCCTCTTTGGTCCACATAATATTTCCTAGCTCGTCAGGAAGCACCTACTCCTCAATGTGGTAAGTCACCTTAAGAGTCTTACAATCCTCCCTAGATGTATCATCAGCATGGAGACCTTGCCATTGCACTTGTACCTCAATACGTGGTTATGTTGCCTGAGTCCAGCGAGTGTTGAGTATAACTATTGAGTGATGACAGGTTGATTCTCCTTTCAATTCAATCATCTTTCCCTTTTGGAGAAACTTCATGGTAAATTGTAATCAATCATAATAGATCCCAACGATTTCATCCATTATACTCCTAGCATAATATTTGCACCGCTAATTTGTAACACATGTACATCAATTATGTAAGTGTGGGATTGGATATGTATCTTGACTTGGGGCAAATATGATGGCATTCTATCTCGTTACCATTACCAATCATAATCCTAAGAGATGAAGTGGGTTGGCCTTAAGCCCAAGTGACTTAACTAGCCTTTCTTAGATAAAGTTATGGGTACTACCACTATCAATCAGAATTACCATATTCCTTTTGGTTATTTGTTGGCAAATGTGTTAGCAAgtttatcaattaaattattcaacTAACTTATTTGTAAGTTTGGAATGAGTAATACTCATTTTTCAATTTAAGGGGGTATTGTATATAATAGtttgagtttgttttattttttttttgtttatctttagtttgttttatattatctctatttagattttattttattgtaaggGTTTGTTAAGCAAAGCCTATTAGGTACAgattatttatctatttaaacAAACTATTTATTGAATTTAAGAGAGACCGCAAACTGATTTTGTTCGAACAAACCAATCAATAGTCTTGGATTGTATTTCTAAGATTAAACTCAAACCAAACCAACCTCATGATCGATGAATTTGGCTTTGTTCGAATTCCATCACACAAATCAATCAAATTTGATTGCACAAACCAATCAATAGTCTTTGATTAGTCTTCGATTGTATTTTTAAGACTAAACTCAAACCAAATCAATCTGATCAATGGATTGGATTGGGTTAGATTTTTGGATCATGTACTAaatataacttttaaattttaaataaaaaagcaatTCAATCAACACATTTGTTAAAGCAATTTAAAAGGTAAAATGTTTCTCCCTTTAAATAATGAAATCTAGTCTTTCAAATTTGATTTAGGGTtagatttatataattaataataatgtatAATTATATTTCTCATTTTAAGAgtactacaacaacaacatcggATATTAAAAACCATTCCAATGCACCAGTTATGTATGTCAATTATTTTTGCTGATCTTAAACtaaatgataattaaaaaaaacataacaaattATCATGAACAGTAGTAAGAACTAGCTTTTATACATTGCGATCAATTCAAAAACTATCCCAATCAGTCAAAATCAAAAACCAATCTCCAGTCGACTTCACTGACTAACGgataaaatgaagaaaatttcTACACACCTAGTTCATTCAAGACGTTGGTGATAAATGACTTAAAGCGACTGGTTGAAGTTTTCAACTTATTAGTAATTGCTTTAGTAAATATTGCGTGCAAGTATGAAAAACTGTTGAAATAATCTAAAATCTCACTGAGAGGTTAGATTGAGAGAGATGGCTTGCTTATCACATCCACAAAGCATGAAATTAACAGTTAAGTATCACTAATTACAACATAAATTGCCTACTGCGGGTTATGTGTTTTCACTTCGACAAGACACTATAAATGCAAGAGTACAAAGTCATAATATGACAAGTAAATCACAGCTTCCACCTTCCCGTATGAATGAAAAACACATGCTTTCTTCACTTTGTTAGTGACTCTAACATTGGGCAAACAACCTACTTGAATAACATGGTTCCGCCGATTCCGTCTACACCTGCACAAAATACAGAATCACTTCTATAAGTATCGCTTACGAATTACGACCCTATAAATCATAATAGTATTATAGCGAGTAACTCAACAGAAATGGGGGATCATACCTCTCTAATCATCATTTCTTAAATAATCTTATTTCGTACTTCCTCGAGTTTCTTCAGTATTTCTCCTGGGGTCCTGTCCAATTCATCAGCAATTTTTCGCTGCAAATCCATTGGCAATGTTGGGTATTGCTCACATAGGTCCCCATCAATAACATCCTACACAAACACAAAGAAATCAATTTGTCAAGCAATTCATACTATGGTTAAAATACACTAAAtgaacaaaattaaatattaggACAAGTCAAGATTTTCACCAGAAGCATGATGAAAACATGAATGGCAAACAGTACGTAGTAATAATAACAGAGAGAATCTACGGCGTAATATAGATTAGGTATACCTTAACAGGAAAATAGGCAGATCTATACGCCATGTGGTCTCTTCCGCACAAAGGTGGGTTATCTTGTCTCATATGCATCTCCAAATGAGAAAAGAAATCAACATCATCTCGTGAAGTAAAAGCATGTAATGCCCCAATACTTCCCATAACAGTTCCATATAAAATACACTCTCCACCACCTGGTATAAGAGAGGCCTTTTGCAGGCATGTGATCACATCGCCAACATGAAATTGTACAATTTCTTCCACCTTATTGGGAGCTCCATTCAGCTTCCCCTGCTCCCACTTGATCCTCCCGCCAGTAGGATCTTCTTCTATCTCATCAGATACGTCCTGTGGCAACCGCACGAAATAGATATTTCCAAACTTGTCTGCACCAGCCATGGTGTCAAAATCTATGTGGTATGATGCTGTAAGCCATCTCGGAACACAATCATCAGCGAATATGTAAAGTTGGTTTTCATCCCGTCTATACTTGCAGTAGTGAAAAGACTGGAGAGAATGCACAAAACACAATTAGATGAAGATCTTATAAGTGAAACAGAAATCAGAGACTGGCAGTACATTGAATCTGTGAATAGGCATACTAAGAAAGTTTTATCTGTGCTAAGTTTTCAAATATAGAACAAACAATCCCTCTTGGAGCACTAATATAAACCAGTTTAGTGAAATTCAAATATTAACAAAACGTCCAAAGACAAGTTAATAGAAAATACCAGAAATTATAATGGAAAATCGTTGTTTGTTATAATGCCTAACTCAAATATCCAGATATTTAACAAATAGAGACAAACATTGAATAGAAACATACCTCTTGGATGTCACCAACATAAATTCGATCACGGTAGGTTTGAATAGAGACAATTGTGTTGGGGAATAGTTTATTCTCACACTTTCTTAATAATCTTCTCTTCCCCAAATCATACAGCCTGAGAACAGGTCCTATTCCTGCAAGTAACCTTCCCTGAAACTGACTTAGCGCAAGAGGAACGCCTTCAACTTGAGTTTTGTGTAGTAGTTCAAGAGACCTCCCATCCTCTAGAAACCTATATATATGAATAAATCCTGCAGCTAAACTCCTTTTGGGTGTAAACTGCAGTCCCTTTGCTGTGCCAACAGCTAAAAGGGTTCCATATTCTTTATCATGGAAATTTACTGTGCATACACTGAATGCAGCCTCATTATCCTGAAGTTCCAAAAGGCAGGTGGTATTTCCAGTTCTTGGATCAAGAACTCTGATGCAGGATGCCCACTTATCTGATTCAGCTCTTGGATAACCATAATGCTCGTCAGAGAGGGGGTCATCTTTATCCTCATCCTCCCCACCATTCTCCATTTGGTCTGCACCTCCTGTCCCATTTTCCCCAGCTTGAGCAGCCTCAAAACATTCTTTCCTTGCAGCTTCACGCTGTTCTGCAGTAAATGCTCCTTGATCACTCTCAATCACCACCAACAGTTTCCGTTTGGGTTGCAACACAAATTTTCTGGGTGTGTATCTAAGTGGAATAACTGTCTCATTAAATGTTTCTCCTAATCTTTCAATGGTAAAAATTCTCAATGCCTCACCAGCAACAGCAACCACGCCTTCCACACATTGGTCAGATGAAAATGAGGCAGCAAACTCAAGGGTTTCGTATGAAAGGGGTGTTAAGAGAAAGTGTCCTTGGTGAATATAACCAAGCCAAGGGCGACTTGAAAGGCAGAGCATAGCACGCTTGCCTCTTACGATAATCGGAAACAGTTTTGGGGCTCTCAACCCTAAGAATCGGGAGCGGGTATCAGAAAGCAGACCTGTGACCATATCCACCACAGTTCTAGACAAGACACCATTCTGCAAACCAGCATTCAGGAAAAGGCTAGCAGGATGATCTGCACCATCCTCACCACCAATAGATGCTTGAACTTCAAGAAAAAGAAGAGATTCTGGAGCTGAAGAAAGACTCTGTATACTTAGAGTCTGCAAACAATCATCAGGATCCAGTGATAAGATTCGGATTGTCTTGTCATATGAGCCAACTGCAAGAAAACGGGATCTTTTCCTGCCTTCAGGCACTGGAGCAATGTCTAAACAAGCAACATCGCCAGACATTTCCTGCTTCTCGACCTCCATCAACTGACCAGTTACATCCACTTCAAAATATATAAGCTCCCCTCCATTCAGAGCAATAACCACCTGAAGTCTATTCGACCCAACTTTGTCAATTGTCCTCTTCCCAGGAGTTCTCCATTCATTAATACGACCATCCTCCCTAATATGCCTAATACCATTTGGATGGACCTGCATGAGAGAATCGTCACCTATCAAAGAAACGGAAAGGGAGGGGGTAGTGTCCAAAAACCCACTGTCACTGACTTCTTCGACTGTCTCACCAATGGAAAGCACAAGTGTGGCATTGAGGAACGACACAACAATATAAGCATCAAACTCATCAATAACATTCTTCTTCACAGTCCAAACAGCACTAGGTGTACCAGGCAGCGTAGAAACTGCCATCTCACTGACAGCCAAGCCTGTTCTCAAGATCCTTAGAGAAGATCGTGGTCCGCGCCCACAAAGAGTAAAAATCTGAGGAGTCTCCTCTTCAAACAGATTACTGACTTTCATATCCATAATAGACATCAAACTCTCAACCTGGTCAATTCTAACAAGATTTTTAAGTCTCCTGGGCTGGAAATACACAGGCTGAAAACCCTCTTCAGTTTCCATCAACGTAGCAGACGAAGCCTCCACATCATCATCATCCCCTATAGCCTTAAACTGATACAGAGCATGATTTCCAAACTCGGAGGCCGCAAACAAGAACCCCGACTTGAGCACACACATAGAAGAAGTAACCGGAATAGTATCAAAATACTTAATCTTCAATTCAGAGATACGGTCCCCCTCATGTTCCAGTGTTACCTTAAAGATATCCCCATACTCAGTCTGCAAAAGGAAAAAGAACATGTTCTTCAGTTTATGCATAGCAGCGGAGACAATGAGAACATTACGCTCAGAAGGTAAATCAGCCCGCCGAGGAATCACAGCCCTAACATCCGGATGCCCCTGAttcttataaataacaaaattctcAGCACAAACAAG contains:
- the LOC131629632 gene encoding caffeoylshikimate esterase-like — encoded protein: MAKEIEIKYEEEYVLNSRGMKLLATKWIPANENPKALIFMCHGYAMECSITMNSTARRLVKGGYAVYGIDYEGHGKSDGLAGLVMNFDDVIDDCFNHFSKICEKGENKKKMRYLLGESMGGAVAVLLHWKKPEYWDGAILSAPMCKIADDIKPNTLLVTLLSALSKLTPTWQIVPTQDIVDIAFKVPEVREQIRANKYCFKGKPRLRTGYELNRVATEIEERLSEVSLPFLILHGEADRVTDVSVSRELYEVASSSDKTLKLYPQMWHGLLYGEPPENLEIVFSDIFGWIEERTKYGNTRIERELKHENEDSPRESNSC
- the LOC131629633 gene encoding spliceosome-associated protein 130 A, which codes for MYLYNLTLQRPTGIICAINGNFSGGKGQEIVVARGKVLDLLRPDDNGRIQTVLSVEVFGAIRSLAQFRLTGAQKDFIVVGSDSGRIVILDYNKEKNVFDKIHQETFGKSGCRRIVPGQYIAVDPKGRAVMIGACEKQKLVYVLNRDTAARLTISSPLEAHKSHTLVFSICGVDCGFENPIFAAIELDYSEADQDSTGMAASEAQKSLTFYELDLGLNHVSRKWSDQVDNGANLLVTVPGGADGPSGVLVCAENFVIYKNQGHPDVRAVIPRRADLPSERNVLIVSAAMHKLKNMFFFLLQTEYGDIFKVTLEHEGDRISELKIKYFDTIPVTSSMCVLKSGFLFAASEFGNHALYQFKAIGDDDDVEASSATLMETEEGFQPVYFQPRRLKNLVRIDQVESLMSIMDMKVSNLFEEETPQIFTLCGRGPRSSLRILRTGLAVSEMAVSTLPGTPSAVWTVKKNVIDEFDAYIVVSFLNATLVLSIGETVEEVSDSGFLDTTPSLSVSLIGDDSLMQVHPNGIRHIREDGRINEWRTPGKRTIDKVGSNRLQVVIALNGGELIYFEVDVTGQLMEVEKQEMSGDVACLDIAPVPEGRKRSRFLAVGSYDKTIRILSLDPDDCLQTLSIQSLSSAPESLLFLEVQASIGGEDGADHPASLFLNAGLQNGVLSRTVVDMVTGLLSDTRSRFLGLRAPKLFPIIVRGKRAMLCLSSRPWLGYIHQGHFLLTPLSYETLEFAASFSSDQCVEGVVAVAGEALRIFTIERLGETFNETVIPLRYTPRKFVLQPKRKLLVVIESDQGAFTAEQREAARKECFEAAQAGENGTGGADQMENGGEDEDKDDPLSDEHYGYPRAESDKWASCIRVLDPRTGNTTCLLELQDNEAAFSVCTVNFHDKEYGTLLAVGTAKGLQFTPKRSLAAGFIHIYRFLEDGRSLELLHKTQVEGVPLALSQFQGRLLAGIGPVLRLYDLGKRRLLRKCENKLFPNTIVSIQTYRDRIYVGDIQESFHYCKYRRDENQLYIFADDCVPRWLTASYHIDFDTMAGADKFGNIYFVRLPQDVSDEIEEDPTGGRIKWEQGKLNGAPNKVEEIVQFHVGDVITCLQKASLIPGGGECILYGTVMGSIGALHAFTSRDDVDFFSHLEMHMRQDNPPLCGRDHMAYRSAYFPVKDVIDGDLCEQYPTLPMDLQRKIADELDRTPGEILKKLEEVRNKII